The following coding sequences lie in one Myxococcales bacterium genomic window:
- the dnaK gene encoding molecular chaperone DnaK, which yields MGKIIGIDLGTTNSVVAVMEGKDPKVIVNEEGDRVTPSVVAWDDEDHVLVGQIAKRQSITNPEGTIFSAKRFIGRRYDEVQELASKASYKVIKRGNGDVGFSVRGKELSPQEVSSHILRKLKKAAEDYLGQPVTEAVITVPAYFNDSQRQATKDAGKIAGLEVKRIVNEPTAAALAYGLDKKKDELIAVYDFGGGTFDISVLEVGDNVVQVISTHGDTDLGGDDVDTRVMEYLIAEFKKDQGIDVSKDKMVLQRLKDAAEKAKIELSSKLEATVNLPFLTADASGPKHLNIRLTRAKLESMIEDLVARTMEPCKKALADAGKTASDIQEVVLVGGSTRIPMVQDAVKKFFGRDPHKGVNPDEVVAVGAAIQAGVLSGDVKDMVLLDVTPLSLGVETLGGVMTTLIGRNTTIPTRKEETFSTAEDSQPRVEIHVLQGERAQASDNRTLGRFFLDGIMPAPRGMPKIKVTFDIDANGILSVTAKDEATGKQQNVTIESRSGLSEDEVKKMVDQAAAHEEVDKQRREEIELRNRADQLCYTVEKTVKDAGDKVPKEKAEEIEAKIKSLREAIEKTDKSAIESGTKDLEAAMQEVAAKIYEAANQATNAPSESSATSNGGSGSASASDEKKSDVIDAEFEERP from the coding sequence ATGGGAAAGATCATTGGTATTGATTTGGGGACGACTAACTCGGTGGTGGCGGTCATGGAGGGTAAGGATCCCAAAGTCATCGTCAACGAGGAAGGTGATCGGGTGACCCCTTCTGTGGTGGCCTGGGATGATGAGGATCACGTGCTCGTCGGCCAGATCGCGAAGCGTCAGTCAATTACCAACCCGGAAGGCACGATATTTTCTGCCAAACGTTTCATTGGGCGGCGTTATGACGAGGTGCAGGAGCTTGCCTCGAAAGCCTCCTATAAGGTGATCAAGCGGGGCAATGGCGACGTCGGGTTCAGCGTTCGTGGTAAAGAACTCAGCCCGCAGGAGGTCTCTTCCCATATCCTCCGTAAGCTCAAAAAGGCTGCCGAAGACTACCTTGGTCAACCAGTGACCGAAGCTGTAATTACAGTACCAGCATATTTTAACGACTCGCAACGCCAAGCCACTAAGGACGCTGGCAAAATAGCGGGCCTCGAGGTCAAGCGCATTGTGAACGAGCCGACGGCAGCGGCACTGGCTTACGGTTTGGATAAGAAGAAGGACGAGCTCATCGCCGTTTACGATTTTGGCGGCGGTACCTTCGATATTTCAGTCCTCGAAGTGGGGGACAACGTGGTGCAGGTCATTAGCACCCATGGCGATACAGATCTTGGCGGTGATGACGTGGATACCCGCGTCATGGAGTATCTGATTGCAGAGTTCAAGAAGGACCAGGGGATCGATGTCTCTAAGGATAAAATGGTCCTCCAGCGGCTGAAAGATGCTGCAGAGAAAGCCAAGATCGAGCTTTCGTCCAAACTCGAAGCCACGGTCAATCTTCCATTCTTGACCGCAGATGCCTCAGGGCCAAAGCACCTAAACATCCGTCTCACCCGTGCGAAGCTTGAATCCATGATCGAGGATCTCGTGGCGCGGACTATGGAGCCCTGCAAGAAAGCACTGGCTGACGCCGGCAAAACAGCGAGCGACATCCAAGAAGTGGTCTTGGTTGGCGGCTCAACCCGCATTCCTATGGTCCAGGACGCGGTCAAGAAGTTCTTTGGCCGAGATCCCCATAAAGGCGTGAACCCCGACGAGGTGGTGGCCGTGGGAGCCGCCATCCAAGCGGGCGTCTTGTCGGGTGATGTGAAGGACATGGTGCTATTGGATGTCACGCCGCTTTCGTTGGGCGTCGAGACATTGGGCGGCGTCATGACCACGCTGATCGGACGCAATACTACCATTCCCACACGGAAAGAGGAGACCTTTTCGACTGCCGAAGACAGCCAGCCCCGTGTGGAGATCCATGTCCTGCAAGGCGAGCGCGCCCAGGCCAGCGACAACCGCACTCTCGGGCGGTTCTTCTTGGATGGAATTATGCCCGCCCCTCGTGGAATGCCAAAGATCAAGGTGACTTTTGACATCGACGCCAATGGCATTTTGTCGGTCACCGCCAAGGACGAGGCAACCGGCAAGCAACAGAATGTCACAATCGAATCGCGCAGCGGTCTTTCGGAGGACGAAGTCAAGAAGATGGTTGACCAAGCTGCGGCGCATGAAGAGGTTGACAAACAACGCCGCGAGGAAATAGAACTCCGCAATCGGGCCGATCAGCTCTGCTACACGGTTGAGAAAACGGTCAAGGATGCTGGCGACAAAGTACCCAAGGAAAAAGCCGAGGAGATCGAAGCCAAAATCAAAAGTCTTCGCGAGGCGATAGAGAAAACAGACAAGAGCGCCATCGAGTCTGGCACCAAAGACCTGGAAGCAGCTATGCAGGAAGTTGCCGCCAAAATCTACGAGGCTGCCAATCAAGCCACGAATGCTCCGTCGGAGTCTTCCGCAACATCTAACGGCGGTTCTGGAAGCGCATCGGCCAGCGACGAGAAGAAGAGCGACGTGATTGACGCAGAGTTTGAGGAGCGGCCCTAG
- a CDS encoding DEAD/DEAH box helicase has product MTTETLPNSPSKQQPLDFQALGLLPRLVRTVNQLGYASPTPIQAKAIPPAIEGLDVLGSARTGTGKTAAYVLPLLQRLLDTSPSLAQASHGVKPHGRGHFGSPARVLILAPTRELAVQIGSSVSAYAKGTGMRQCVIYGGVHQDSQVRGLRRGADIIIATPGRLCDLLSQGHVALEHIQILVLDEFDRMLDQGFLPDIRRVVALLPKERQTLLFSATTPKSLEPIIGKILREPVRISVSTQSSTPTEIAQSVWFLEPSQKRAALDVLLRDPAVTRAVVFTRTKRGASRVATTLSGAGIVADAIHGNKSQSARQRTLNRFRGGGMQVLVATDVAARGLDIDGISHVVNYDMPHDPESYVHRIGRTARAGSSGAAVSFCTQAERQTLTRIERLIAQTISAHPRSAALRRQRAL; this is encoded by the coding sequence ATGACGACTGAAACCCTTCCAAATTCACCGTCCAAGCAGCAGCCATTGGATTTTCAAGCATTGGGACTACTGCCCCGGCTCGTTCGAACCGTCAACCAGCTCGGATACGCCTCGCCTACCCCTATACAAGCCAAGGCCATCCCGCCAGCGATAGAAGGGTTGGACGTGTTGGGCTCGGCGCGCACCGGAACGGGAAAAACCGCCGCCTATGTCTTGCCCCTGCTCCAGAGACTCCTCGACACTTCTCCTTCGCTTGCACAAGCATCGCACGGGGTTAAGCCGCACGGCCGTGGACACTTCGGCTCACCCGCTCGGGTATTGATTTTGGCACCGACACGGGAACTGGCCGTACAAATCGGATCGAGCGTATCGGCATATGCAAAAGGGACAGGCATGCGGCAGTGTGTCATCTATGGTGGCGTCCATCAGGATTCTCAAGTGAGAGGATTGAGGCGCGGAGCTGACATTATTATCGCAACACCTGGGCGCCTGTGCGATCTCTTGTCGCAAGGGCATGTGGCGCTTGAGCATATCCAGATCTTGGTGCTCGATGAGTTTGATCGCATGTTAGATCAGGGATTCCTTCCCGACATTCGACGTGTAGTAGCTCTGTTACCGAAAGAGAGACAGACTTTGCTCTTTTCTGCCACTACGCCAAAGAGCCTTGAGCCCATCATTGGCAAGATCCTCCGCGAGCCGGTGCGAATCTCTGTCTCTACGCAATCGTCCACACCTACAGAGATCGCCCAGAGCGTATGGTTTCTCGAACCATCCCAGAAACGCGCTGCACTCGACGTTCTGCTTCGAGATCCCGCCGTCACACGTGCAGTCGTATTCACGCGCACTAAGCGGGGCGCAAGTCGCGTGGCAACTACGCTGAGCGGAGCGGGAATCGTTGCAGATGCAATCCACGGGAACAAATCGCAAAGCGCACGTCAGAGGACATTAAACCGCTTTCGCGGAGGAGGCATGCAAGTGCTTGTCGCGACCGATGTTGCGGCGCGTGGACTGGATATCGACGGCATTTCCCACGTGGTGAACTATGACATGCCCCATGATCCGGAAAGTTATGTGCATCGCATCGGGCGTACCGCGAGAGCAGGCTCATCGGGCGCAGCGGTTTCTTTTTGCACACAGGCAGAACGCCAGACGCTGACACGTATCGAGCGGCTTATTGCACAAACTATCTCAGCCCACCCACGCTCGGCAGCCCTTCGACGACAGCGCGCCCTGTAA
- a CDS encoding single-stranded DNA-binding protein, which produces MADGLNKAILIGNLGADPELRYTQSSQAVLRLRLATNESFLNKAGERQSRTEWHTVIVWGKRAEGLNKILTKGKPLYVEGRIQTRAWEGKDGSKRQSTEIVATNILLLGGGGRSGDSSAGPSDYDMPSGSSSEMPSDFPTNDIIDDDVPF; this is translated from the coding sequence ATGGCAGACGGATTAAATAAGGCAATACTCATTGGAAATCTGGGCGCTGATCCAGAACTGCGCTATACGCAATCAAGTCAAGCCGTATTGCGACTGCGACTAGCCACCAACGAGTCTTTTCTAAATAAGGCGGGTGAGCGACAAAGCCGGACCGAATGGCACACCGTGATTGTCTGGGGTAAGCGGGCAGAGGGGCTCAACAAAATTTTGACCAAGGGGAAACCGCTCTATGTCGAGGGCCGCATCCAAACTCGCGCCTGGGAGGGCAAGGACGGCAGCAAGCGCCAGTCGACAGAAATTGTTGCTACCAACATCTTACTTCTTGGTGGCGGTGGTCGCTCAGGAGATTCGAGCGCGGGACCGTCAGATTACGATATGCCTTCAGGCAGCTCTAGCGAGATGCCGTCTGATTTCCCCACGAACGACATCATTGATGACGATGTGCCATTTTAA
- a CDS encoding ABC transporter substrate-binding protein: MNRRYFSLAFLSVLAFLFGCTRHESAADKGMPGVRIVSLAPNTTEALFALGLGKHVVGVSRYCDYPEQAKLLPRVGGFVDPSLEGILALQPDWVIGARSPSNRGVVKKLGARGIRTWFPTVERIPDVYALLRGIGDRWGRQAAANRMVLSMQRELSDIEKQYHKSRKPRVLLLFSEKPLSAAGPRSLGDAMISHAQAQNAIQSGSAYPMLGMEQLFSLAPDVIVLARHTTAPPRKMMLTESQYASLEAVQHGRILTLRDDRLLRPGPRIVEGIRVLARAIHGH; the protein is encoded by the coding sequence TTGAATAGACGCTACTTCTCTCTGGCGTTCCTGTCGGTGCTCGCCTTTTTGTTTGGCTGCACACGGCATGAGAGCGCCGCAGACAAGGGCATGCCCGGCGTGCGCATCGTCTCGCTGGCACCCAATACGACCGAAGCGCTTTTCGCGCTAGGCCTTGGAAAGCATGTGGTGGGCGTCAGTCGGTACTGTGATTATCCCGAGCAGGCGAAGTTGCTACCTCGCGTGGGTGGTTTTGTGGATCCCTCCCTTGAGGGAATTTTGGCGCTTCAGCCAGATTGGGTAATCGGCGCTCGTAGCCCTAGCAATCGCGGCGTCGTGAAGAAGTTGGGCGCCCGGGGGATACGCACTTGGTTCCCCACGGTCGAGCGTATTCCGGATGTGTATGCGCTGCTCAGAGGTATCGGAGATAGATGGGGGCGCCAAGCCGCCGCAAACCGCATGGTGCTGAGCATGCAGCGGGAGCTTTCCGACATCGAAAAACAGTATCACAAATCGCGTAAGCCCCGAGTGCTGCTATTGTTTTCGGAAAAGCCTCTTTCAGCCGCCGGACCACGAAGTCTCGGAGATGCCATGATTAGCCATGCGCAAGCGCAAAATGCCATTCAATCCGGTTCCGCCTATCCTATGCTAGGCATGGAGCAGTTGTTTAGCCTGGCTCCCGATGTGATCGTGCTCGCCCGGCATACAACGGCCCCACCGCGCAAGATGATGCTAACAGAGTCCCAGTACGCTTCTCTTGAGGCCGTCCAACATGGCCGCATCCTCACATTACGCGACGATCGCTTACTTCGCCCAGGGCCCCGCATTGTCGAGGGCATCCGCGTACTCGCACGTGCGATCCATGGGCACTAA
- a CDS encoding TlyA family RNA methyltransferase gives MTQKKQRADVLLVAQGLAASRPRAQALILSGNVYADHNRIDKAGQSLASDTVLRVKGNDNPFVSRGGIKLAGALEYFNIQVRGSIVADFGASTGGFTDCALQAGAARVYAIDVGYGQLAEKLRRDHRVICMERTNARHMTANDIPEPVDIVVIDASFIGLAKLLPAAYSILKGDGQVVALLKPQFEVGREKVGRGVVRDEAVRQQAALAVKGQAALLGFDVRGQVDSVLMGPKGNREIFLLLQKREIAL, from the coding sequence GTGACTCAAAAAAAACAAAGGGCTGACGTGCTGTTGGTGGCTCAGGGCCTTGCGGCAAGTAGACCGCGTGCGCAAGCGCTCATTTTATCAGGGAATGTATATGCAGACCACAACAGAATAGACAAGGCGGGGCAGTCGCTCGCTTCTGATACCGTGCTTAGGGTCAAAGGGAACGATAACCCATTCGTGTCACGCGGCGGGATAAAGCTCGCGGGGGCGCTTGAGTATTTTAACATTCAGGTGCGCGGCTCTATTGTTGCGGACTTTGGAGCCTCCACCGGCGGATTTACCGATTGTGCGCTTCAGGCAGGCGCCGCTCGTGTCTATGCGATTGATGTTGGCTATGGACAACTTGCCGAGAAACTACGCAGAGACCATCGCGTCATTTGCATGGAACGCACCAACGCCCGTCACATGACAGCAAACGATATTCCAGAGCCCGTGGACATTGTGGTCATCGATGCCTCATTCATTGGTTTGGCCAAGCTTCTTCCCGCTGCGTACAGCATTCTCAAGGGCGACGGACAGGTAGTGGCGTTGCTCAAGCCACAATTCGAGGTTGGGCGTGAGAAAGTGGGTCGAGGCGTTGTACGCGATGAAGCGGTGAGGCAGCAGGCAGCACTCGCCGTCAAAGGGCAAGCAGCGCTTCTTGGATTCGACGTCAGAGGGCAGGTCGACAGCGTGCTAATGGGACCCAAAGGAAATCGCGAAATTTTTCTGTTGCTTCAGAAACGAGAGATTGCGTTGTGA
- the ccsA gene encoding cytochrome c biogenesis protein CcsA produces MLEEKPFKLYPEASMLLVDIPSLGNIVLALILMSTGYTFGVAVASARHPALLHPARKGAYATCAFVVLAVCLLAYAFQTHDFRVQYVTRYSDRSMPWWYLLTALWGGQDGSLLWWTFLLSVYTALCVRSLGHRYRELQPYIIATLMSIFFFFGVVMLFAANPFVTHYTAPPVDGEGLNPLLQNYWMTIHPPTLYLGFVGWSVPFAFVVAALVTGRLTDEWIRASRRWVLIAWTLLSMGNVLGMIWSYEELGWGGYWAWDPVENAAILPWFTGTAFLHSVMIQERRGMLKTWNVSLLLLTFILTIFGTFLTRSGLIASVHSFARSDIGIYFLGYLAVLTVLSFTLVIWRRRALRAENRMDSLLSREFSFLFQNWILLGIAFFVIVATLFPRISEWLRGETVTVGPGYYNKWMVPLGLVLLLLMGIGPLMAWRKATGKNLRKAFRWPLITGIAIGLLHVLLGPAMGFPPIVPSEEIYETLTGRWLAVIYSAAPLLSFSLCGFVMAALVQEFWRGTQIRHKNTKEPWVTAFFRLVSKARRRYGGYVVHAGIVLMYIGFTGAAYDHKQEATLKPGQSMEIKGYRLEYVRSRMESDPNKRMVFSDLKLSRHGKNLQQVSPAKFIYTTHPEMPTTEVAIRSRLSSDLYVVMNSVNPETKVGTFQVIYRPLVLWIWIGALVLLLGAVVAMWPTTRELLATDSDSGPTTRIARGVLGVTVVLLMLQGLAWPVQAQAQADSSSSLHAGTVEIHSPQEAKLFERLLCQCGECQRLPLSTCACSWAEDARAQVREELRGGMTVAKVQERYREKYGAKALAIPSDQGLDRALWAIPVLLMLAAIGVLWRLGRRWRKKQQSYLHEANPDATLESAAPLKYQHALNDELRRLGE; encoded by the coding sequence GTGCTTGAAGAGAAACCTTTCAAGCTCTACCCTGAGGCGAGCATGCTGTTAGTCGATATTCCAAGTCTGGGCAACATTGTTTTGGCGCTGATTTTGATGAGCACCGGCTATACCTTCGGGGTAGCAGTCGCCTCGGCGCGCCACCCGGCGCTGCTGCATCCCGCGCGCAAGGGCGCTTACGCCACATGCGCGTTTGTGGTCTTGGCCGTCTGCTTGCTGGCGTATGCGTTTCAGACCCATGATTTTCGTGTTCAATATGTCACGCGATACAGCGATCGTTCAATGCCATGGTGGTACCTGCTGACGGCGCTTTGGGGAGGGCAAGACGGGTCCCTGCTCTGGTGGACATTCCTTTTGTCGGTCTACACGGCGCTTTGCGTCCGATCTCTAGGGCACCGGTACCGCGAGCTACAGCCCTACATCATCGCAACGTTGATGAGCATCTTTTTCTTCTTCGGCGTGGTCATGCTTTTTGCGGCCAACCCCTTCGTGACCCACTACACGGCTCCTCCGGTTGACGGTGAAGGGCTTAACCCCTTGCTACAGAACTACTGGATGACCATTCATCCGCCCACTCTCTATCTGGGCTTTGTGGGATGGTCGGTGCCATTTGCGTTTGTGGTTGCCGCGCTTGTGACAGGCCGCCTCACTGATGAATGGATTCGCGCGTCTCGTCGCTGGGTGCTCATTGCTTGGACGCTGCTCAGTATGGGGAACGTCCTCGGCATGATTTGGTCTTACGAGGAGCTGGGTTGGGGCGGGTATTGGGCCTGGGATCCTGTTGAAAACGCTGCGATTTTACCCTGGTTTACTGGCACGGCATTTCTGCATTCCGTGATGATCCAGGAGCGTCGAGGCATGCTGAAGACGTGGAACGTGTCACTGCTCTTGCTCACGTTTATTTTAACTATTTTTGGAACGTTTCTTACGCGATCCGGGCTGATTGCGAGTGTCCACTCGTTTGCCCGCTCTGACATCGGTATTTATTTCCTTGGTTATTTAGCGGTGTTAACCGTGCTCTCTTTCACGCTGGTCATATGGCGCCGGAGGGCGCTGCGGGCAGAAAATCGCATGGATTCCCTGCTGAGCAGAGAGTTTAGCTTCTTGTTTCAAAATTGGATCCTGTTGGGCATAGCGTTCTTTGTCATCGTCGCAACTCTGTTTCCTCGCATCAGTGAGTGGTTGCGTGGCGAAACGGTGACGGTCGGGCCGGGTTACTACAACAAGTGGATGGTTCCGCTGGGGCTGGTACTCTTGTTGCTGATGGGAATCGGCCCTCTGATGGCATGGCGAAAAGCCACGGGTAAGAATCTACGGAAAGCCTTCCGTTGGCCGCTCATCACAGGCATCGCAATCGGCTTGCTGCATGTGCTCCTCGGTCCAGCCATGGGGTTTCCGCCCATCGTCCCGTCGGAGGAAATCTACGAAACCCTGACAGGACGCTGGCTGGCCGTTATTTATTCGGCAGCACCCCTGTTGTCGTTCTCATTGTGCGGCTTCGTCATGGCTGCACTGGTTCAAGAATTCTGGCGCGGGACCCAGATACGCCACAAAAACACCAAGGAGCCGTGGGTGACCGCGTTTTTCAGACTCGTGAGCAAAGCGCGTCGCCGCTACGGGGGTTACGTGGTTCATGCAGGTATCGTGCTGATGTACATCGGCTTCACTGGCGCCGCATACGATCACAAACAAGAAGCCACTCTGAAGCCGGGGCAATCAATGGAGATCAAGGGCTACCGTCTTGAGTATGTGCGCTCGCGGATGGAGTCAGATCCAAATAAGCGCATGGTCTTTTCCGATCTCAAGCTGAGTCGCCACGGAAAAAATCTCCAACAGGTTTCGCCGGCAAAGTTTATTTATACCACCCACCCTGAGATGCCTACTACCGAGGTCGCCATTCGCTCTCGACTTTCGAGTGACCTCTATGTGGTCATGAATTCGGTGAACCCTGAAACCAAAGTTGGCACCTTTCAAGTGATCTACCGCCCCTTGGTACTGTGGATATGGATAGGAGCGCTTGTGCTGCTCTTAGGCGCTGTTGTGGCCATGTGGCCAACAACACGTGAACTTTTGGCGACGGATTCGGATTCGGGCCCTACGACGCGAATCGCACGCGGCGTCTTGGGCGTCACCGTGGTGCTCCTCATGCTGCAAGGGCTTGCATGGCCAGTTCAGGCGCAGGCGCAAGCGGATAGCTCCAGCTCGTTGCACGCTGGAACGGTGGAGATCCATTCTCCGCAAGAAGCCAAACTTTTTGAGAGACTATTGTGCCAGTGTGGCGAGTGTCAGCGCCTGCCTCTCAGCACTTGTGCGTGCTCCTGGGCGGAAGACGCGCGCGCCCAAGTGCGTGAGGAGTTGAGAGGAGGAATGACGGTCGCCAAAGTCCAAGAACGTTACCGCGAAAAGTATGGTGCTAAGGCTCTGGCGATTCCATCGGACCAAGGCCTCGACCGAGCGCTATGGGCGATTCCTGTATTGTTGATGCTCGCAGCGATAGGCGTATTGTGGCGCCTTGGCAGGCGCTGGCGAAAGAAGCAGCAGTCCTATTTGCATGAGGCAAACCCCGATGCGACTTTGGAGTCAGCCGCTCCGCTTAAGTATCAACACGCGCTCAACGACGAGCTACGGCGCCTCGGAGAATGA
- a CDS encoding MATE family efflux transporter: MGTITHSFVLRLAGPIIIGHMSVPLLGMVDTAVVGQIKGAAPLAALAVGNLVFSYLYWAFGFLRMSTTGLTAQALGGSDLVELSANALRALAIGAGIGFLILLLHRPVFSLALFIIDASAKVEALSHTYFVHRIWGAPAVLCNFAILGWLLGVQNTRAVLWLQLLMNGLNIVLDLYFVLYLHWGVGGAGLATAISEWTACGLGLWMVRTILTQYNVPVFGSAHMWSRKQFTRLVAINRDLFLRTLFLISAFALMTVKGAQLGTTMLAANAVLLNFQLFTSFGLDGFAHAVEALVGKAVGVGDKSLYWDSVRISTMWAVGVALCFSVVYALTGHILIRMLSAEPEVQRTAGRYLPWLIILPLVSVWSYQFDGIFSGSTRSREMRNSMFAAFFMYTALLYLLVPILGNHGIWCAFVVFMCMRALTLGMNGWRYPDRRVTPASL; this comes from the coding sequence ATGGGAACCATCACTCACAGCTTTGTGTTGCGGCTAGCAGGACCCATCATTATTGGACACATGTCAGTGCCGCTTTTGGGCATGGTCGACACTGCGGTCGTCGGCCAGATAAAGGGAGCTGCCCCTTTGGCGGCTCTCGCCGTGGGCAATCTTGTCTTTAGCTATCTCTATTGGGCATTTGGATTTTTGCGCATGAGCACGACGGGACTTACCGCGCAGGCCCTGGGCGGCAGCGATCTAGTGGAACTGAGCGCCAATGCGTTGCGGGCACTGGCCATTGGGGCCGGGATTGGATTCCTTATCTTGCTGCTCCATCGGCCTGTATTTTCACTGGCGCTTTTCATCATCGATGCCTCCGCAAAAGTTGAAGCGCTGAGCCACACCTATTTTGTTCATCGCATTTGGGGCGCGCCAGCGGTGTTATGTAACTTCGCCATATTGGGATGGCTATTGGGGGTGCAGAATACGCGAGCCGTCCTATGGCTCCAGCTCTTGATGAACGGGCTGAACATCGTCTTAGACTTGTATTTCGTCCTGTATCTTCACTGGGGTGTGGGAGGCGCCGGATTGGCGACGGCGATCTCCGAATGGACCGCCTGCGGTTTGGGATTATGGATGGTCCGCACTATCCTGACGCAATATAACGTGCCCGTATTTGGCTCAGCACATATGTGGAGCCGCAAGCAATTTACTCGCCTCGTTGCCATCAATCGGGACCTTTTTTTACGCACCCTCTTTCTGATTTCTGCGTTTGCACTCATGACGGTCAAAGGTGCACAACTCGGCACCACGATGCTAGCCGCGAATGCAGTCTTATTAAATTTCCAACTTTTCACATCGTTTGGGCTTGATGGCTTCGCACACGCAGTGGAGGCCCTCGTCGGCAAGGCGGTAGGCGTGGGCGACAAGTCCCTCTATTGGGACTCCGTTCGCATTTCTACAATGTGGGCGGTAGGCGTAGCGCTATGCTTCTCGGTGGTATACGCGCTTACAGGCCACATTCTTATCCGGATGCTCTCGGCCGAACCAGAGGTACAACGAACCGCAGGCAGGTACCTTCCATGGCTGATCATCCTCCCTCTGGTCTCCGTTTGGAGTTATCAATTCGATGGGATTTTTTCCGGGAGTACCCGAAGTCGGGAGATGCGCAACTCCATGTTCGCGGCGTTCTTTATGTATACGGCGCTGCTCTATCTTCTCGTCCCCATACTTGGGAACCATGGCATTTGGTGTGCGTTTGTCGTGTTTATGTGCATGCGCGCGCTAACCTTGGGTATGAATGGCTGGCGCTACCCTGACCGCCGTGTGACGCCTGCGAGCCTCTAG
- a CDS encoding aminotransferase class IV — MTEVVSIDGQLLPAAKATVSVLNRGFLYGDSAFEVLRTYQGRPFKGPEHLRRLLSSCTRLLIECPVSLDILAEEMHAALEYAGNAESYIRIIVTRGSGPVLLDLRTAQHPTRVIIVLPLPPQPSAMYQDGVEISLVASSRATDGSRAVGAKASNYQPNMLALHEAKKRGAYESVFVGLHGEVSEGASSNLFVVREGTIVTPPIRAGILEGITRRCAIDLARSLDHAVIETALFPSDLYGADEIFITSTLREIVPVVRVDGEPIGRGHPGSITQKVIRAFRSMTQTA, encoded by the coding sequence ATGACGGAAGTAGTCTCTATCGATGGACAGTTGCTGCCAGCTGCTAAAGCCACGGTTTCTGTTCTCAATCGAGGCTTCTTGTACGGTGATAGTGCCTTTGAGGTGTTGCGGACATACCAGGGTCGGCCGTTTAAAGGACCCGAACATCTTAGGCGTTTGCTGAGCTCATGCACGCGGCTACTCATTGAGTGTCCAGTCTCGCTCGACATATTGGCTGAGGAGATGCACGCCGCCCTGGAATATGCCGGCAATGCCGAGTCCTACATTCGCATCATCGTCACGCGCGGGTCTGGGCCCGTGCTTTTGGATCTGCGTACTGCACAGCACCCAACTCGTGTGATAATTGTTCTTCCACTGCCGCCCCAACCCTCAGCGATGTATCAAGACGGCGTCGAAATCAGCCTCGTGGCCTCATCGCGCGCCACCGATGGCAGTCGGGCAGTGGGCGCCAAAGCATCCAACTATCAACCCAACATGCTTGCGCTTCACGAGGCCAAAAAGCGGGGCGCCTACGAAAGTGTTTTTGTCGGATTACACGGAGAGGTCAGTGAAGGCGCCTCCAGCAACCTTTTCGTCGTCCGTGAGGGGACGATCGTAACGCCTCCCATACGTGCCGGAATTTTGGAGGGGATTACGCGTCGGTGCGCGATAGACCTCGCGCGAAGTCTCGATCACGCCGTCATCGAGACCGCGCTGTTTCCCTCCGATCTCTATGGTGCGGATGAGATTTTCATCACCAGCACGTTAAGGGAAATCGTTCCCGTAGTACGCGTGGATGGCGAGCCCATCGGCCGCGGCCACCCAGGCAGTATCACCCAAAAAGTAATACGCGCATTTCGTTCAATGACCCAAACTGCTTAA